The following proteins are encoded in a genomic region of Pirellulales bacterium:
- a CDS encoding ferritin-like domain-containing protein: MKMATLKELFVDELKDLYSAEKQLIKALPKMAKAAHSEDLQQGFLDHLEQTKGHAERLEQVFELLGQKAKAKTCKAMVGLIEEGEELLQEDAEPEVLDAGLIAAAQRVEHYEIAGYGCVRTYAELLGEDQARNLLQQTLDEEAATDRKLSELAEQINVEAESPEGEEAEGSKASRSHGHKRRRATSKAR, from the coding sequence ATGAAGATGGCAACGCTGAAGGAACTCTTTGTTGACGAGCTCAAGGATTTGTACAGCGCGGAAAAGCAGTTGATCAAAGCGCTGCCGAAAATGGCAAAGGCAGCGCATTCCGAGGATTTGCAACAAGGCTTTCTCGATCATCTCGAGCAGACGAAGGGACATGCCGAACGATTGGAGCAAGTATTCGAGCTGCTCGGGCAGAAGGCGAAGGCTAAAACGTGTAAGGCCATGGTAGGGTTGATCGAGGAAGGCGAGGAACTGCTGCAAGAAGACGCCGAGCCGGAAGTCCTTGACGCGGGTTTGATTGCCGCCGCGCAGCGCGTCGAGCATTACGAGATCGCCGGCTACGGCTGCGTGCGCACGTACGCCGAGTTGCTCGGCGAGGATCAAGCTCGCAATCTTCTGCAACAGACGCTCGACGAAGAGGCCGCGACCGACAGAAAGCTCAGTGAGCTTGCCGAGCAAATCAACGTCGAAGCCGAAAGCCCCGAAGGCGAAGAAGCCGAAGGCAGCAAAGCGTCGCGTAGCCATGGGCACAAACGCCGGCGCGCCACGTCCAAGGCCCGCTAA
- a CDS encoding CsbD family protein produces the protein MAGKAEEVKGRVKEAAGALADNDKMRREGKIDQAAGKVKQAAEKVVEKVKDRAKQINRDS, from the coding sequence ATGGCTGGGAAAGCAGAAGAAGTGAAAGGTCGCGTGAAAGAGGCCGCCGGCGCGCTCGCGGACAACGACAAAATGCGCCGCGAGGGCAAGATCGATCAGGCCGCCGGCAAGGTGAAGCAGGCCGCGGAGAAGGTCGTCGAGAAGGTAAAGGACCGCGCGAAACAGATCAATCGCGACTCGTGA
- a CDS encoding DUF6454 family protein, which yields MTARLVVLLCLVIAAPVSWAEEVATVDIDLVDQQPIEYPTHHVQGLAVTADSYWISSVDRRARVGFVFRVDRATAKLAGKRELSFDAQFHPGGIELAGDSLWVPVAEYRPRSTSTILKLDAQSLETQASFTVDDHIGCLAVNAGGQITAANWDARTFYRFTADGKKLGETANPRPTAYQDLKSWGELLVGCGTEKVEGQVRPVVDCLRPDTLALEARWRPRGTLRSGGNNFCREGCAIFKGALFLMPEDGPQTTIYQFAAPRP from the coding sequence GTGACAGCGCGTCTTGTTGTTCTGCTGTGCCTCGTGATTGCCGCGCCGGTGAGTTGGGCCGAAGAAGTCGCCACGGTCGACATCGATCTAGTCGATCAGCAGCCGATCGAGTACCCGACGCATCATGTGCAAGGGCTCGCCGTCACGGCCGATTCTTATTGGATTTCCAGCGTCGACCGCCGCGCGCGCGTCGGCTTTGTCTTCCGCGTTGACCGCGCCACGGCCAAGCTGGCAGGCAAACGCGAATTGTCGTTCGACGCCCAGTTTCATCCGGGCGGGATCGAACTCGCCGGCGATTCTTTATGGGTTCCCGTGGCCGAGTACCGGCCGCGCTCGACGAGCACGATCCTCAAGCTCGATGCGCAAAGCCTGGAAACCCAAGCGTCGTTCACCGTCGACGACCATATCGGCTGCCTGGCCGTCAACGCCGGGGGCCAGATTACGGCCGCGAATTGGGACGCCCGAACGTTCTATCGCTTTACCGCCGACGGCAAGAAGCTGGGCGAGACCGCCAACCCGCGGCCGACGGCTTATCAAGATCTGAAATCCTGGGGCGAGCTCCTCGTCGGTTGCGGCACCGAGAAGGTTGAGGGGCAGGTGCGGCCCGTCGTCGATTGTCTGCGCCCCGACACGCTGGCGCTTGAGGCGCGCTGGAGGCCGCGCGGCACGCTCCGCTCGGGCGGCAACAATTTCTGCCGCGAAGGCTGCGCGATCTTTAAAGGAGCGCTTTTTCTGATGCCGGAGGACGGTCCGCAGACGACCATCTATCAGTTCGCGGCGCCACGACCGTGA
- a CDS encoding mechanosensitive ion channel domain-containing protein produces MCRHARIRPPRHLAIIGILIAGCALLSAGTRAAAAPAGASVTAKAEGAAPASPSTLEETLVKRKELAAQIAALAQQDPQGASGNDSLDVSDSEDELEFLEVLDGVYGEQQARLEQRQELTAEKQRVQADLDALRKYGASETKPYSFLLLEDLRDELAAEEDRENVNNADLKQAAQMIEAAQAHFSQAERERRRIQETMAENKRADQQAALAHDLKLAERESQIAKELITVRQLEVDVRALRRDVSTVRKTLLAEKVALIGRDVRFTRQDVQDRLKALTAVEAGLNAKLKQVRASRRKTELEQTASLKQLHDNKAARAVMDLAAESWHVARDAQQIEMSLLNECLGDTRRLRHYWECRFAAETGTATPAELAEWRVTLQDLLTELGDRQRSLAQQIETTRASQAKLVQRMRDDEDADIKKWGEFQSTQWQSLREVCETNVVQLQVTQRWAERFSEELDARLKPQHADSWRTKAEERFLVAWQCEVFTVNDRPITIGKIVTLIFWLFLSVFAARVLSRLLGQQILPRFGLNEGASHAIRAMAFYSLTMLFGVLSFQVVHIPLSAFAFLGGAVAIAVGFGSQDIANNFMSGIILLAEQPIRVGDIVMVDTVQGTVEHIGPRSTRIKTDANHELVVPNSKLLSDKVTNLTLSDSLIQTTVAVTLPTKIPVKEAKGLLLAAALSQPAVLHAPCPVVLFKQFGTTTMDFELHFWLQLRDEMQAAIAQSDVREAINELFLEQNAQAAISTPTSAVSPAASRASAA; encoded by the coding sequence ATGTGCCGTCATGCCCGGATTCGTCCCCCGCGCCACTTAGCGATCATCGGCATCCTCATCGCAGGCTGTGCGCTGCTATCCGCGGGCACACGCGCCGCGGCGGCACCGGCTGGGGCAAGCGTTACCGCCAAGGCCGAAGGTGCGGCGCCTGCCTCGCCCTCTACCTTGGAAGAAACGCTCGTCAAGCGCAAGGAGTTGGCGGCCCAGATCGCGGCGCTCGCTCAACAAGATCCGCAGGGCGCCAGTGGCAATGATTCGCTTGACGTCTCCGACAGTGAAGACGAGCTGGAATTCCTCGAGGTCCTGGATGGCGTCTATGGCGAGCAGCAAGCCCGGCTCGAACAGCGGCAGGAGCTCACGGCCGAAAAACAGCGCGTACAGGCGGATCTCGACGCGCTGCGCAAATACGGCGCGAGCGAGACGAAGCCGTACTCGTTCTTGCTGTTGGAGGATCTGCGAGACGAACTTGCGGCGGAAGAGGATCGCGAAAACGTCAACAACGCCGATTTGAAGCAGGCCGCGCAAATGATCGAGGCGGCGCAGGCGCACTTCAGTCAAGCAGAACGCGAGCGGCGCCGCATCCAAGAAACCATGGCCGAAAACAAGCGTGCGGACCAGCAAGCTGCGCTCGCCCACGATCTGAAATTGGCCGAGCGCGAAAGCCAGATTGCCAAAGAGCTGATCACGGTCCGGCAACTTGAGGTCGATGTAAGGGCGTTGCGGCGCGACGTGTCGACCGTGCGCAAGACGCTGTTGGCCGAGAAGGTCGCGTTGATCGGCCGCGACGTTCGCTTCACCCGGCAGGACGTGCAGGACCGATTGAAGGCGCTGACTGCCGTCGAGGCGGGGTTGAACGCGAAGCTCAAGCAAGTCCGCGCGAGCCGCCGCAAGACCGAGCTGGAGCAAACAGCGTCTCTTAAGCAGTTACATGATAACAAGGCTGCACGCGCGGTCATGGATCTGGCCGCCGAGTCATGGCATGTGGCGCGCGACGCGCAGCAGATCGAGATGTCGCTTCTGAACGAATGCCTCGGCGACACTCGGCGACTGCGTCATTATTGGGAATGCCGCTTTGCGGCCGAGACTGGCACGGCCACGCCCGCCGAGCTGGCCGAATGGCGCGTCACTTTGCAGGACCTGCTAACCGAATTGGGCGATCGGCAACGGTCCCTGGCCCAGCAAATCGAAACGACCCGCGCCAGCCAGGCGAAACTCGTCCAGCGCATGCGCGACGACGAGGACGCCGACATCAAGAAATGGGGCGAATTTCAATCGACCCAATGGCAGTCGCTACGCGAGGTGTGCGAAACGAACGTCGTGCAGCTCCAGGTCACCCAGCGCTGGGCGGAGCGGTTTAGCGAGGAGCTCGATGCGCGGCTGAAGCCGCAGCACGCGGACAGTTGGCGCACCAAAGCCGAGGAGCGCTTCTTGGTCGCCTGGCAGTGCGAAGTGTTCACGGTCAACGATCGTCCGATCACGATTGGTAAAATCGTCACGCTGATTTTCTGGCTGTTTTTGAGCGTCTTCGCGGCCCGTGTTTTGAGCCGCTTGTTGGGCCAGCAGATCCTGCCGCGGTTCGGCCTCAACGAGGGAGCCTCGCACGCCATCCGCGCCATGGCTTTCTATTCGTTAACGATGCTCTTTGGCGTCCTGTCGTTTCAGGTCGTGCATATCCCGCTTTCGGCCTTCGCGTTTTTAGGCGGTGCCGTGGCCATCGCCGTGGGCTTCGGCAGCCAGGACATCGCCAATAATTTCATGAGTGGAATCATCCTGCTCGCTGAGCAGCCGATTCGCGTGGGCGATATCGTGATGGTCGACACCGTGCAAGGCACTGTTGAACACATCGGCCCGCGCAGCACGCGCATCAAGACCGACGCAAATCATGAGCTAGTCGTGCCGAACAGCAAGCTCTTGTCGGATAAGGTGACCAACCTGACCCTGTCCGACAGCCTGATCCAGACGACCGTCGCGGTGACGTTGCCGACGAAAATCCCGGTGAAAGAGGCCAAGGGACTTCTCCTCGCCGCGGCGCTGTCGCAGCCGGCGGTGCTGCACGCCCCTTGTCCCGTCGTATTGTTCAAACAGTTCGGGACGACGACGATGGACTTCGAGCTGCATTTCTGGCTGCAATTGCGCGACGAGATGCAGGCGGCGATCGCGCAGAGCGACGTGCGCGAAGCCATCAACGAGCTGTTCCTGGAGCAAAACGCACAAGCGGCGATCAGCACGCCCACAAGTGCGGTTTCGCCCGCGGCCAGTCGCGCGAGCGCCGCATAA
- a CDS encoding ABC transporter ATP-binding protein, giving the protein MKTRSSSSRARFAEYRKRLRAERHGDGAAEKNGSAPQSSRRSHRSAWLLVRHFLSLARGHRLSLGIALATLTVSTLLKLVPPAATKLVVDNVFPGKPLPLVERWHLPATGMPALLILALGVFVISVVSLVVNTWGRYLATVTVKRLQVDLRKRVFAHAVRLPLHRVYAIKSGGVASILREDAGGVGDLVFNMIYNPWRAVIQLLASLAVLAWVDWRLLLGSLVVIPTVFVTHRTWIGRIRPQFREIRRQRQEIDSHATEAFGGMRVVRAFGRSHSETARFTRGGNLMARHELLAWWWSRGVEMVWAVLIPGASALLLIYGGSQVLSGALSVGELMMFLVYLVMLLEPLAVLAESATTLQNNLAGLDRVYDLLDEPREMPSRPGARDIARDEVAGHVQLRDVSFHYPGTSQYVLRNVDLDARPGQMIALVGPSGAGKTTLCNLVARFYDPVEGSVSLDGVDLRDIHVESYRRLLGVVEQDIFLFDGTIAANIGYAARHATPAQIEEAARVANAHEFIVSLADGYDTLIGERGVKLSGGQRQRLAIARAVLADPRIFILDEATSNLDTESERLIQQSLDTLLRGRTSFVIAHRLSTIMHADLIVLLVDGEIVERGTHDDLMASSGRYRTMVEIQMGHRPKPAVNAAHDGGR; this is encoded by the coding sequence ATGAAAACACGTAGCTCTTCCAGTCGCGCCCGCTTCGCCGAGTACCGGAAGCGATTACGCGCCGAGCGTCACGGCGACGGCGCAGCCGAGAAAAATGGCAGTGCGCCGCAATCATCGCGCCGCTCCCATCGCTCGGCCTGGTTGCTGGTGCGGCATTTTCTGTCGCTAGCCCGTGGTCACCGGCTATCGTTAGGAATTGCGCTGGCGACGTTGACGGTTTCGACGCTCTTGAAGCTCGTGCCTCCGGCGGCGACGAAGCTGGTCGTCGACAACGTGTTTCCCGGTAAGCCGCTGCCGCTCGTCGAACGCTGGCATCTGCCGGCGACCGGCATGCCCGCTCTTTTGATTTTGGCGCTGGGCGTGTTCGTGATCTCGGTCGTATCGCTGGTGGTCAACACCTGGGGGCGGTACCTGGCCACGGTGACGGTCAAGCGACTTCAGGTCGATCTGCGCAAGCGCGTCTTCGCGCATGCGGTACGACTGCCGTTGCATCGGGTGTATGCGATCAAGTCCGGGGGCGTGGCCAGCATCTTGCGCGAAGACGCGGGTGGCGTGGGCGACCTGGTCTTCAACATGATTTACAACCCCTGGCGCGCCGTCATTCAGCTCTTGGCCAGCCTGGCGGTGTTGGCCTGGGTCGATTGGCGGTTGTTGCTGGGCTCGCTGGTCGTGATTCCCACGGTTTTCGTGACGCACCGAACCTGGATCGGACGCATTCGCCCCCAGTTCCGCGAGATCCGCCGGCAACGGCAAGAAATCGACAGTCACGCGACCGAGGCCTTTGGCGGGATGCGTGTCGTGCGCGCTTTTGGGCGCAGCCATAGCGAGACGGCCCGCTTCACGCGCGGAGGCAACCTCATGGCCCGGCACGAGCTCTTGGCCTGGTGGTGGTCGCGCGGTGTCGAAATGGTGTGGGCCGTGCTGATTCCCGGTGCATCGGCGCTGTTGTTGATTTACGGCGGTTCGCAGGTGCTCTCCGGCGCCCTTTCGGTCGGCGAGCTGATGATGTTCCTCGTGTATCTGGTCATGCTGCTCGAACCGCTGGCCGTATTGGCCGAGAGCGCCACGACACTGCAGAACAATCTGGCCGGTCTGGATCGGGTTTACGATCTCTTGGACGAGCCGCGCGAGATGCCGTCGCGTCCTGGCGCGCGAGACATTGCTCGCGATGAGGTCGCCGGCCACGTGCAATTGCGAGACGTTAGCTTCCATTACCCGGGCACAAGCCAATACGTGCTGCGCAACGTCGATCTCGACGCACGACCGGGCCAGATGATCGCCTTGGTCGGACCGAGCGGCGCCGGCAAAACCACGCTTTGCAACCTGGTGGCGCGGTTCTACGATCCGGTCGAGGGCTCGGTATCCCTCGACGGCGTCGACCTGCGCGATATCCATGTGGAAAGCTATCGCCGATTGCTGGGCGTGGTGGAGCAGGATATTTTCCTGTTCGACGGTACGATCGCGGCCAACATCGGCTACGCCGCGCGGCACGCGACGCCCGCACAAATCGAAGAAGCGGCCCGCGTGGCCAACGCGCACGAGTTTATCGTGTCGCTAGCGGACGGTTACGACACGCTCATCGGTGAGCGGGGCGTGAAGCTCAGCGGTGGGCAGCGGCAACGGTTGGCGATCGCCCGGGCCGTGCTGGCCGATCCGCGCATCTTCATCCTGGACGAGGCCACGAGCAATCTCGACACGGAAAGCGAGCGGCTGATCCAGCAAAGCCTCGACACGCTGCTCAGGGGGCGCACCAGTTTCGTCATCGCTCACCGCTTAAGCACGATCATGCACGCTGACCTGATCGTGCTGCTGGTCGACGGCGAGATCGTCGAACGCGGCACGCATGACGACTTGATGGCTTCGAGCGGTCGCTATCGCACGATGGTCGAGATCCAAATGGGCCATCGGCCGAAGCCGGCGGTGAATGCCGCGCACGACGGCGGACGCTGA
- a CDS encoding PQQ-binding-like beta-propeller repeat protein, which yields MIARLARFALLVSAAAVAPGAFAIADDNWPQFRGPGARGVADHPDLPDTWSATENVAWKTAIAGRGWSSPIVWGKRVFLTSVTSAEDQAERKRGLYFGGDQKVAPSVPHKWYVYCLDRTDGRLLWERVAHEGVPPQSVHLKNTYASETPVTDGERVYAYFGNLGVFCYDFDGQPLWSRTLGSYKTADGMGTGSSPIMYGENVLVLNDNEDESFLLALDRKTGAENWRVARPEKSCWSTPYLWHNALRSELVISGSGVVRSYDLDGRLLWHLGDMSAHSIPSPLAGPNLLYLASGHVLSSKRPIVAVRPGGAGDISLAADASNNDFVAWCLRRAAPYNPSLLYFQDRVYALTDLGILSCYDAQTGKAVYERKRLPNGRAFTASPWAANGNIFCLSEFGDTFVIKAGDDFEVLRVNSLGDEEMFLSTPGLAGSQLLVRGEHHLFAIQKPGAAGRDKP from the coding sequence ATGATCGCTCGCCTCGCCAGATTTGCTTTGCTGGTATCCGCCGCGGCGGTTGCGCCGGGCGCGTTTGCCATTGCGGACGACAACTGGCCGCAATTCCGCGGGCCGGGTGCGCGCGGTGTTGCCGATCATCCCGATTTGCCCGACACCTGGAGCGCGACCGAGAACGTCGCCTGGAAGACGGCCATCGCCGGCCGCGGCTGGTCGTCGCCGATCGTTTGGGGGAAGCGCGTCTTTCTTACGAGTGTTACCAGCGCCGAGGACCAGGCCGAGCGCAAACGGGGCCTGTATTTCGGTGGCGATCAAAAAGTGGCGCCCTCGGTGCCGCACAAGTGGTACGTGTACTGCCTGGACCGGACCGATGGTCGCTTGTTGTGGGAGCGTGTCGCGCACGAAGGCGTGCCCCCGCAGTCGGTTCACTTGAAGAACACCTACGCTTCGGAAACGCCCGTCACCGACGGCGAGCGCGTGTACGCCTATTTCGGCAACCTGGGCGTGTTCTGCTACGACTTTGACGGCCAGCCTCTCTGGTCGCGCACGTTGGGAAGCTACAAGACGGCCGACGGGATGGGCACGGGCAGTTCGCCCATCATGTACGGCGAAAACGTGCTGGTTCTCAATGACAACGAGGACGAATCGTTTCTTCTGGCCTTGGATCGCAAGACCGGCGCCGAGAATTGGCGCGTCGCGCGGCCCGAGAAAAGCTGCTGGTCGACCCCCTACCTCTGGCACAATGCGCTGCGCAGCGAGCTAGTCATCTCGGGCAGCGGTGTCGTTCGCTCGTACGATCTTGATGGTCGACTGCTGTGGCATCTCGGTGACATGTCGGCCCATTCGATCCCGTCGCCGCTGGCCGGGCCGAATTTGCTGTACCTGGCATCGGGCCACGTGCTGAGCAGTAAACGGCCCATCGTGGCCGTGCGTCCGGGAGGGGCGGGGGATATCTCGCTGGCTGCGGACGCATCGAACAATGATTTCGTTGCCTGGTGCTTGCGCCGCGCGGCACCGTACAATCCGTCGCTGCTCTACTTCCAGGACCGCGTTTACGCTCTGACCGATTTGGGAATTCTGTCCTGCTACGATGCGCAGACCGGCAAGGCGGTATACGAACGGAAGCGGCTACCCAACGGCCGCGCGTTCACGGCGTCTCCTTGGGCCGCCAACGGCAATATCTTTTGCTTAAGCGAGTTCGGTGACACGTTCGTCATCAAAGCCGGCGACGATTTCGAGGTGCTGCGCGTCAACTCGTTGGGGGATGAGGAAATGTTCCTTTCCACGCCCGGGTTAGCCGGCAGCCAGTTGCTGGTTCGCGGCGAGCACCACCTGTTTGCCATCCAAAAACCGGGCGCCGCGGGCCGCGACAAGCCCTGA
- a CDS encoding PAS domain-containing protein gives MLDRMTDNDARNPERDIGSPPDAEAMLAALAAHDDLTILAVDRKGNISYGNNGQSARSGCPGGNLYALLSSADHPRCHDALARCCELGQSDCFETHWLDGTIRSVRVVPLASQQEKTALVIARDVTDVVRVQEALSESEQRFRQLAENVREVFWLLNPIDRRLLYVTNAYERIWGRSAKEFYQENRGWFDAVHVDDSDRVKRSFDAALESGSFQAEYRIVRPDGAVRWIRDRAYISRGANGQAARVAGIAEDITEQRNVEDSLRMERKLLKRLLDLQERERHLLACEIHDGFIQDLVGAKMLVESIRPRLSPEHSCLMARLETIECALRKAIGEGRRMVSNLRPMVIDDKGILAAIEYLINERQAEAGPHMTFSHDVRFSRLPPLLEGTLFRIVQESLTNARRHSQASEVHVELAQVDERVVLTIVDDGVGFNRAEVPEGRFGLRGLIERARLFGGRADVHSEPGCGTRVWVDLPISKSGISL, from the coding sequence ATGCTTGATCGAATGACGGACAACGATGCCAGGAACCCCGAGCGGGATATTGGTTCACCGCCTGATGCCGAAGCGATGCTCGCCGCGCTCGCCGCCCACGACGACCTCACGATACTGGCCGTCGATCGAAAGGGCAACATTTCGTATGGCAATAATGGTCAATCCGCGCGCTCCGGTTGCCCGGGCGGTAATCTTTATGCCCTCCTATCCAGCGCCGACCATCCTCGCTGTCACGACGCGCTTGCACGATGCTGCGAGCTAGGTCAATCCGATTGTTTCGAGACGCACTGGCTGGATGGCACGATTCGGTCCGTCCGGGTTGTTCCTCTTGCCAGCCAGCAAGAGAAGACAGCGCTGGTGATTGCGCGCGACGTCACCGACGTCGTCCGCGTGCAAGAAGCACTGTCCGAGAGCGAGCAGCGGTTCCGCCAACTGGCCGAGAACGTGCGCGAGGTCTTCTGGCTCTTGAACCCCATCGATCGCCGCCTGCTGTATGTCACGAATGCCTATGAGCGCATCTGGGGACGAAGCGCCAAGGAGTTCTACCAGGAAAACCGCGGCTGGTTCGACGCCGTGCACGTTGATGATTCTGATCGCGTGAAGCGCTCGTTCGACGCGGCCCTTGAGTCCGGGTCCTTTCAAGCGGAGTATCGCATCGTACGCCCCGACGGAGCGGTGCGCTGGATTCGGGATCGGGCTTATATCAGCCGCGGCGCCAACGGACAGGCCGCACGGGTCGCGGGCATCGCCGAAGACATTACCGAACAACGCAACGTCGAAGACAGCCTGCGGATGGAGAGAAAGCTCTTGAAACGGCTCCTCGATTTGCAGGAGCGCGAGCGGCACCTGCTGGCGTGCGAGATCCACGACGGGTTCATTCAAGATCTGGTCGGGGCCAAGATGCTGGTCGAATCGATACGCCCCCGCTTGTCTCCCGAGCATTCCTGTCTAATGGCCCGCTTGGAAACCATCGAGTGCGCGCTGCGCAAAGCGATCGGCGAGGGACGACGTATGGTTTCCAACCTGCGGCCCATGGTCATCGACGACAAGGGCATCCTGGCGGCTATCGAGTATCTGATCAACGAGCGTCAAGCCGAGGCGGGCCCACACATGACCTTCTCGCACGATGTGCGTTTCTCGCGCTTGCCGCCCCTGCTGGAAGGAACGCTGTTTCGCATCGTGCAGGAGTCGCTGACCAACGCCCGCCGCCATAGCCAGGCCTCGGAGGTACACGTTGAGTTGGCCCAGGTCGATGAGCGGGTCGTGCTGACGATCGTCGACGACGGCGTCGGTTTCAATCGCGCCGAAGTTCCCGAAGGGCGCTTCGGGCTGCGTGGGCTGATCGAGCGGGCTCGCTTGTTCGGCGGCCGCGCCGATGTGCATAGCGAACCCGGATGCGGCACGCGCGTGTGGGTCGATCTGCCCATCAGCAAAAGCGGCATCAGCCTCTGA